A portion of the Bacillus thuringiensis genome contains these proteins:
- a CDS encoding LysE family transporter has translation MPIFSFLLFVFISSFTPGPNNFLAMTYANQHGLKGSMKFCFGVSFGFFILTSLCSFFNILLINILPIIEAPLKILGVAYMLYLAFKILTNKGGTNLDEKNNKNLFTVGVFLQFVNPKGILFGLTVVSTFILPYYNSYSSFLLFSLFLGIVGLTSTFSWSLFGSMFQKLLLKHNQLFNIIMAVLLVFSAISIVIH, from the coding sequence ATGCCTATATTTTCTTTTTTATTATTTGTTTTTATAAGTAGCTTCACACCCGGACCTAACAATTTTTTAGCGATGACATACGCAAATCAACACGGATTAAAAGGGAGCATGAAGTTTTGCTTTGGAGTATCTTTCGGTTTTTTTATCCTCACTTCCTTATGTAGTTTCTTTAATATTTTATTAATTAATATCCTCCCTATAATTGAAGCTCCTTTAAAAATTTTAGGTGTAGCGTATATGCTATATTTAGCTTTTAAGATACTCACTAACAAAGGGGGGACCAATCTCGATGAAAAGAATAATAAAAATCTATTTACAGTAGGGGTTTTTCTTCAGTTTGTGAACCCTAAAGGGATCTTATTCGGACTGACTGTAGTATCAACTTTTATCCTTCCTTACTACAATTCATATTCAAGCTTTCTACTTTTTTCATTATTTCTTGGTATAGTCGGTTTAACAAGTACATTTAGTTGGAGCTTATTCGGTTCTATGTTTCAAAAACTTCTATTAAAACACAATCAATTATTTAACATCATTATGGCTGTATTATTAGTTTTTAGTGCTATTTCAATCGTTATACACTAA
- a CDS encoding helix-turn-helix domain-containing protein, with protein sequence MEEIQLILAKNLKTIREKEKLSLEKVSQLTGVSKTMIGQIERGESSPTLTTIWKIANGLKVSFTSLINNPQPDTKVILRKDIQVLSEDNGKYNVYPSFPFQDDRHFEMYTVEIETEGKLSSEGHKEGAEEFITVFEGELTIKVNNSQYKLNSGDSICFKADRSHSYYNLGKSLTRLSMTIYYPTA encoded by the coding sequence ATGGAAGAAATTCAACTTATACTGGCGAAAAATTTAAAAACTATACGAGAAAAAGAAAAATTGAGTTTAGAAAAAGTTTCCCAATTAACAGGTGTGAGTAAAACGATGATTGGACAAATTGAAAGAGGAGAATCAAGCCCGACACTAACAACAATATGGAAAATTGCAAATGGCTTGAAAGTTTCTTTTACCTCTTTAATCAACAATCCACAGCCTGATACGAAAGTGATTTTAAGAAAAGATATTCAAGTATTGTCTGAAGACAATGGAAAATATAATGTGTATCCTTCTTTTCCTTTTCAAGATGATAGACATTTTGAAATGTATACAGTGGAAATAGAAACAGAAGGGAAATTAAGTTCAGAAGGGCATAAAGAAGGCGCAGAAGAATTTATAACGGTATTTGAAGGTGAATTGACAATAAAAGTGAATAACAGTCAATATAAATTAAATAGTGGAGATTCAATTTGTTTTAAGGCCGATAGATCACACTCTTATTATAATTTAGGGAAATCTTTGACTCGATTAAGCATGACAATTTATTATCCAACTGCATAA
- a CDS encoding BclA C-terminal domain-containing protein gives MGSTGPTGSTGPTGSTGPTGSTGPTGSTGPTGSTGPTGSTGPTGSTGPTGSTGPTGSTGPTGSTGPTGSTGPTGSTGSIVTTNSMFANNTLGGPISVILGGTNIPLSNNQSLGNFTVNASNDIFTIPVTGRYHLTYQVNTTTALLAGTRLLLNASTPLPGSIFSPAISTSNYNNNLITNLIAGNTISLQLFGILSVVNLVGGGSTGASLTIIRID, from the coding sequence ATCGGAAGTACTGGACCTACTGGAAGTACTGGGCCTACCGGAAGTACTGGACCTACCGGAAGTACTGGACCTACCGGAAGTACTGGACCTACCGGAAGTACTGGACCTACCGGAAGTACTGGACCTACTGGAAGTACTGGGCCTACCGGAAGTACTGGACCTACCGGAAGTACTGGACCTACTGGAAGTACTGGGCCTACCGGAAGTACTGGACCTACCGGAAGTACTGGGTCAATAGTTACAACAAACTCTATGTTCGCTAATAATACATTAGGTGGTCCCATCTCTGTGATATTAGGTGGAACTAATATTCCTCTTTCTAATAATCAAAGCCTCGGTAATTTTACAGTTAACGCCTCAAACGATATATTTACAATTCCTGTAACCGGAAGATATCATTTAACCTATCAAGTTAATACGACAACTGCTCTACTCGCTGGAACAAGACTACTATTAAACGCTTCTACTCCACTTCCTGGTTCTATTTTTTCTCCCGCTATATCAACTTCAAATTATAACAATAATTTAATTACTAATTTAATTGCCGGTAATACAATTTCACTTCAATTATTCGGCATATTATCCGTCGTTAATTTGGTTGGAGGTGGTTCAACAGGTGCCTCTCTAACAATTATACGAATCGATTAA
- a CDS encoding DUF4183 domain-containing protein → MKRNDKLSINKGKIAPENIGPTFPALPPIYIPTGATGGTGATGTTGATGTTGTTGATGATGTTGATGTTGATGATGTTGATGTTGATGATGTTGATGGTGATGATGATGVTGATGITGITGITGATGVTGATGATGATGATGATGTTGITGATGVTGATGVTGGTGATGVTGATGTTGITGATGPTGGIGPITTTNLLYYTFSDGEKLIYTDADGIAQYGTTNILSPSEVSYINLFINGILQPQPFYEVSTGKLTLLDNQPPSQGSSIILQFIIIN, encoded by the coding sequence TTGAAGCGGAATGATAAATTATCAATAAATAAAGGTAAGATAGCACCTGAGAATATTGGGCCTACATTTCCAGCTCTTCCACCAATATATATTCCAACAGGAGCAACAGGAGGAACGGGAGCAACAGGAACAACGGGAGCAACAGGAACAACAGGAACAACAGGAGCAACGGGAGCAACAGGAACAACAGGAGCAACAGGAACAACAGGAGCAACGGGAGCAACAGGAACAACAGGAGCAACAGGAACAACAGGAGCAACGGGAGCAACAGGAACAACGGGAGCAACAGGAGGAACGGGAGCAACGGGAGCAACAGGAGCAACGGGTGTAACAGGAGCAACGGGAATAACGGGAATAACAGGAATAACAGGAGCAACGGGAGTAACAGGAGCGACAGGAGCAACGGGAGCAACGGGAGCAACAGGAGCAACGGGGACAACAGGAATAACAGGAGCAACGGGAGTAACAGGAGCAACGGGAGTAACGGGAGGAACAGGAGCAACGGGAGTAACAGGAGCAACGGGGACAACAGGAATAACAGGAGCAACAGGTCCTACTGGGGGGATTGGCCCTATAACAACAACTAATTTGTTATATTACACTTTTTCAGATGGAGAGAAACTTATATACACAGATGCAGACGGCATAGCTCAATATGGTACAACGAATATACTATCACCTAGTGAGGTCTCATATATAAATTTGTTTATCAATGGAATTTTGCAACCACAACCATTCTATGAAGTTAGTACTGGTAAACTAACTTTATTGGATAACCAACCACCATCGCAAGGTTCTTCAATTATTTTACAATTTATTATTATTAATTAA
- a CDS encoding DUF4183 domain-containing protein encodes MPIIQPFMASRRFTSTLGVGTGTGAAFAIAATACLNDAGTTATAFPTFTYYNLYVNGILQPSVNSSVTTGPTGAITIPGGDALDGGIPITIEFIVT; translated from the coding sequence TTGCCTATCATTCAACCATTTATGGCATCGAGAAGATTTACATCTACACTAGGAGTCGGCACAGGTACAGGTGCAGCTTTTGCAATTGCTGCCACAGCCTGTTTAAACGATGCGGGTACTACTGCAACTGCTTTTCCGACTTTCACGTATTACAACTTATATGTAAACGGTATTCTTCAACCAAGCGTGAACTCCAGTGTTACTACTGGTCCTACTGGTGCTATTACAATTCCTGGTGGGGATGCATTAGACGGCGGAATTCCAATTACAATTGAATTTATCGTCACTTAA
- a CDS encoding exosporium glycoprotein BclB-related protein, producing MTNNNCFGHNHCNNPIVFTPECCNNPQTVPITSEQLGRLITLLNSLIAAIAAFFANPSDANRLALLNLFTQLLNLLNELAPSPEGNFLKQLIQSIINVLQSPNPDLSKLLSLLQQFYSALAPFFFSLIIDPASLQLLLNLLTQLIGATPGGGPTGPTGPTGPTGATGGGATGATGATGPTGATGPTGETGATGATGPTGATGAGATGPTGATGLTGATGLTGATGPTGATGATGPTGATGPTGATGLTGATGLTGATGATGGGAIIPFASGTTPSALVNALIANTGTLLGFGFSQPGVALTGGTSITLALGIGDYAFVAPRAGTITSLAGFFSATAALAPLSPVQVQIQILTAPAASNTFTVQGAPLLLTPAFAVIAIGATSSGIIAEAIPVAAGDKVLLYVSLTAASPIAAVAGFVSAGINIV from the coding sequence ATGACAAATAATAATTGTTTTGGTCATAACCACTGCAATAATCCGATTGTTTTCACTCCAGAATGTTGTAACAATCCACAAACAGTTCCAATTACTAGTGAGCAATTAGGTAGATTAATTACTTTACTAAACTCTTTAATAGCGGCTATTGCAGCGTTTTTTGCAAATCCAAGTGATGCAAACAGATTAGCTTTACTCAATTTGTTTACTCAACTATTGAACTTACTAAATGAATTAGCACCTTCTCCAGAAGGGAATTTCTTAAAACAATTAATTCAAAGTATTATCAACGTACTACAGTCTCCTAACCCAGATTTAAGCAAATTACTTTCCTTATTGCAACAATTCTACAGTGCTCTCGCACCATTCTTCTTCTCTTTAATTATTGACCCTGCAAGTTTACAACTTTTATTAAACTTATTAACTCAATTAATTGGTGCTACTCCAGGAGGAGGCCCAACAGGTCCAACAGGTCCAACAGGTCCAACAGGAGCGACTGGTGGCGGAGCAACGGGAGCAACAGGAGCAACAGGCCCAACAGGAGCAACAGGCCCAACAGGAGAAACAGGAGCAACAGGAGCAACAGGTCCAACAGGAGCAACAGGAGCAGGAGCAACAGGCCCAACAGGAGCAACAGGCTTAACAGGAGCAACAGGTTTAACAGGAGCAACAGGCCCAACAGGAGCAACAGGAGCAACAGGTCCAACAGGAGCAACAGGTCCAACGGGAGCAACAGGTTTAACTGGTGCAACAGGCTTAACTGGTGCAACAGGAGCAACTGGTGGCGGAGCTATTATTCCATTTGCTTCAGGTACAACACCATCTGCGTTAGTTAATGCGTTAATAGCTAATACAGGAACTCTTCTTGGATTTGGATTTAGTCAGCCTGGTGTAGCTTTAACTGGTGGAACAAGTATCACATTAGCATTAGGTATAGGTGATTATGCATTTGTAGCACCACGCGCAGGAACTATTACGTCATTAGCAGGTTTCTTTAGTGCAACAGCTGCATTAGCTCCATTATCACCTGTTCAAGTGCAGATACAAATATTAACTGCACCTGCAGCAAGTAATACGTTTACAGTACAAGGCGCACCTCTATTATTAACACCAGCATTTGCCGTAATAGCGATTGGTGCTACATCATCAGGGATCATAGCTGAAGCTATTCCAGTAGCAGCTGGGGATAAAGTATTATTATACGTTTCATTAACAGCAGCAAGTCCGATAGCTGCAGTTGCTGGATTTGTAAGTGCAGGTATTAACATCGTTTAA
- a CDS encoding cupin domain-containing protein encodes MTANIDYTSPSTNFTYDVNKSNFFRKDAQNYINVLGIKQLNTLENTSLLDIYLSTGNVVEPHIHQNAAELVYCISGSAVVSLLNPFTNQILNLPIKPGQVANIPQAWWHYEIATADNTHLLAIFNAPAPEVIFGSDILRLTPAHMMAHTYCLNEQQWKQAVSPIQSTTVIGPPSNCNQNREMKNYPTQPLAQQHNPYYQDSYYFPLYWGY; translated from the coding sequence TTGACTGCCAACATCGACTATACCTCCCCCTCAACCAATTTTACTTATGATGTAAATAAAAGTAATTTTTTTCGGAAAGATGCCCAAAATTATATAAATGTACTTGGTATTAAACAATTAAATACTTTAGAAAATACTTCATTATTAGATATTTATTTAAGTACAGGAAATGTTGTAGAACCACATATTCATCAAAATGCAGCTGAACTTGTTTATTGTATTTCAGGGTCTGCTGTTGTTTCTTTACTTAATCCATTTACGAATCAAATATTAAACTTACCGATAAAACCTGGGCAAGTTGCTAACATTCCACAAGCGTGGTGGCATTATGAAATTGCTACAGCAGATAATACTCATTTATTAGCTATTTTCAACGCTCCAGCGCCAGAAGTTATTTTCGGTTCTGACATTTTAAGATTAACTCCGGCTCATATGATGGCACATACTTACTGCCTCAATGAACAACAATGGAAACAAGCGGTTTCCCCTATTCAATCAACTACTGTAATTGGTCCTCCGTCAAACTGCAATCAAAACCGTGAAATGAAAAATTATCCAACCCAGCCCCTCGCTCAACAACATAATCCGTATTACCAAGATTCTTATTACTTCCCTCTTTACTGGGGTTATTAA
- a CDS encoding luciferase family protein produces the protein MSYSEMIRNEVLSWAGVSEKPHRFGGIEINYGKKELGHLHGDKLADLPFPKLKRDELVNRGLVKPHHILPESGWISYYIKSEEDIPFAIELFRMQYDRIKK, from the coding sequence ATGTCATATAGTGAAATGATTAGAAATGAAGTGCTCAGCTGGGCGGGTGTTTCTGAAAAACCGCATCGATTTGGTGGTATTGAAATAAATTATGGCAAGAAAGAACTTGGCCATCTGCATGGTGATAAATTAGCTGATTTACCATTTCCGAAGTTAAAGCGAGATGAATTAGTGAACCGAGGATTGGTAAAACCACATCATATATTACCTGAATCAGGATGGATCAGTTATTATATAAAGAGTGAAGAGGATATTCCATTTGCAATTGAGTTATTTCGTATGCAATATGATCGAATTAAAAAGTAA
- a CDS encoding phytoene desaturase family protein, translating into MNTFDIAIVGGGLAGLTASIYLAKAGRKVIVLEKSSHFGGRGMTINKNGICMNLGAHALYRGGAAFITFNELGLNLPGGIPSTKAHGIWKGDIFTIPTDFRSILSTPLLSWSAKVQFSRLMIRLGNLDIGEVPKMSLTTWAENEIKDPMVRNIFYALCRTTTYTFAPTIQLASSVLKQIQLSIKEGVLYVDGGWETIITKLRAIANDVGVQFLAKKHVLEIEHYEDKQRIHCVDDEAFEVGTVIVTTPPKEACKIIKGAEGTSLHRWSEQSVPVTVAALDIGLRQLPNPTHQFVLGLDRPIFFTNQSRAAKLSEDGSIAVSLIKYHNPVLEMNHIHEDKEQLESTMELLHPTWKREVVAQQYLPKITVVHDFPHIDRVEKPGPNIPEMPGVYVAGDWAGHDEILADAAVASGKRAALHILKQYESEGVHHGNGAVI; encoded by the coding sequence ATGAATACATTTGATATAGCAATTGTTGGCGGTGGGCTTGCTGGATTAACAGCATCTATATATTTAGCGAAAGCTGGAAGGAAAGTGATTGTATTAGAAAAGTCCAGTCACTTCGGTGGCCGAGGGATGACTATAAATAAAAATGGGATCTGCATGAATCTTGGTGCACATGCTTTATATAGAGGCGGGGCAGCGTTTATAACTTTTAATGAGCTCGGTTTGAATCTTCCAGGTGGAATACCATCTACAAAAGCACATGGAATATGGAAAGGGGATATATTCACCATCCCAACAGATTTTCGCTCAATTTTATCAACACCACTACTTTCGTGGTCTGCAAAAGTACAATTCTCACGTCTTATGATTCGTTTAGGAAATTTAGATATAGGAGAAGTTCCGAAAATGAGTCTAACTACATGGGCAGAAAATGAAATAAAAGATCCAATGGTTCGCAATATATTTTATGCGTTATGTCGGACAACAACATATACGTTTGCTCCTACAATACAATTAGCATCATCTGTACTAAAGCAAATACAGCTTTCTATAAAAGAAGGAGTGCTTTATGTAGATGGGGGTTGGGAGACGATAATAACAAAATTAAGAGCTATAGCGAATGATGTCGGGGTGCAATTTTTGGCTAAAAAGCATGTTTTGGAAATAGAGCATTACGAAGATAAACAAAGAATACATTGTGTTGATGATGAGGCTTTTGAAGTAGGTACAGTCATCGTGACGACTCCGCCGAAAGAAGCTTGTAAAATAATAAAAGGTGCAGAAGGAACAAGTTTGCATAGATGGAGTGAACAATCGGTACCGGTTACTGTTGCTGCATTAGATATTGGCTTGAGACAATTACCCAATCCTACACATCAATTTGTATTAGGATTAGATCGACCTATATTTTTCACAAATCAATCGAGAGCAGCTAAATTAAGTGAAGATGGATCAATTGCAGTGAGTCTAATTAAGTACCATAATCCTGTGCTAGAGATGAATCATATTCATGAAGATAAAGAACAGTTGGAAAGTACGATGGAGTTGTTACATCCAACTTGGAAAAGAGAAGTTGTTGCACAGCAATATTTACCGAAAATAACAGTAGTACATGATTTTCCTCATATTGACCGTGTTGAAAAACCGGGCCCTAATATACCTGAAATGCCAGGTGTTTATGTTGCAGGAGATTGGGCAGGGCATGATGAAATATTAGCTGATGCTGCGGTAGCAAGCGGGAAACGTGCAGCGTTACACATTTTAAAGCAATATGAAAGTGAGGGTGTTCATCATGGAAACGGAGCAGTTATATGA
- a CDS encoding sigma-70 family RNA polymerase sigma factor — METEQLYEAYQPLLFSLAYRILGSVMDAEDIVQDVFISLNNIEDPQSIENMKAYLCKMATNRSIDKLRSAAHKRNVYVGMWLPEPLVEESDEPSKSFIMKESLSTAYLLLLQQLSEVERIVFILREVFSYEYEEIASIVDKSSVNCRKIFQRARKSILEKPEQSKLSTEKMASYVEKFVSSLQCGDAEGMLEVLKTDAILKADGGGKVTTAINPIYSADRIIRLFFGIAQRLTEEYTVDFKMVNGIPGVIVTINNKVTYVLSFAFEDEKISNIYMMVNPEKLMHLNVKI, encoded by the coding sequence ATGGAAACGGAGCAGTTATATGAAGCGTATCAACCATTATTATTTTCGTTAGCATACAGAATTCTTGGGAGCGTTATGGATGCTGAGGATATCGTTCAGGATGTATTTATCTCGTTAAATAATATAGAAGATCCTCAATCTATAGAAAATATGAAAGCATATCTATGTAAGATGGCGACAAATCGTTCAATTGATAAATTACGATCGGCAGCGCATAAACGTAACGTGTATGTAGGGATGTGGTTACCAGAGCCACTTGTAGAAGAGAGTGATGAGCCATCAAAGTCATTTATAATGAAAGAATCCCTTTCCACCGCATATTTATTACTTTTACAACAACTATCTGAGGTAGAAAGGATTGTTTTCATATTAAGAGAGGTTTTCAGTTATGAATACGAAGAAATAGCTTCAATTGTTGATAAGAGTAGTGTGAACTGTAGGAAGATCTTTCAACGTGCACGAAAAAGCATTTTGGAGAAACCGGAGCAATCAAAATTAAGCACGGAGAAAATGGCTTCTTATGTTGAAAAGTTTGTATCATCATTACAGTGTGGGGATGCGGAAGGTATGTTAGAAGTATTAAAAACAGATGCTATACTCAAAGCTGATGGTGGTGGTAAAGTTACGACTGCGATTAATCCGATTTATTCTGCGGATCGAATTATACGTTTGTTCTTTGGGATTGCACAACGATTGACAGAAGAGTACACTGTTGATTTCAAAATGGTAAATGGTATACCAGGAGTTATAGTTACAATAAATAATAAAGTAACGTATGTTCTTTCGTTTGCATTTGAGGATGAGAAAATTTCAAATATTTATATGATGGTTAATCCTGAAAAACTTATGCATTTAAATGTAAAAATATAA
- a CDS encoding O-methyltransferase yields MKRMDTVDSLLLQLEQYGEEHDRNKKTREEKLRNVSREMGQFLSILVKGCNAKNILEIGTSNGYSTLWLANAVEETNGNVTTVELSSERVGEALVNFEKANLLQRIDIHNQEAGAFLDSQLDHSFDFIFLDSERTQYMWWFEHIKRMLQPKGFLVVDNATSHASELDEFIKMIEEDDTFETVLLAFQKGAFVARKNK; encoded by the coding sequence ATGAAAAGAATGGATACAGTAGATTCATTATTATTGCAACTTGAACAATATGGAGAAGAGCATGATCGAAATAAAAAAACAAGGGAAGAAAAATTACGGAATGTTTCTCGTGAGATGGGGCAATTTTTATCAATTTTAGTAAAAGGGTGTAATGCAAAAAATATCTTGGAAATTGGAACTTCTAATGGTTATTCTACATTGTGGTTAGCTAATGCGGTAGAAGAAACAAATGGAAATGTAACAACTGTAGAGCTTTCTTCAGAACGAGTTGGAGAGGCACTTGTCAATTTTGAAAAGGCAAACCTGTTACAAAGAATCGATATTCATAATCAAGAAGCCGGGGCATTTTTAGATTCGCAATTAGATCATTCATTTGATTTTATTTTCCTAGATTCAGAGCGCACGCAATACATGTGGTGGTTTGAGCATATAAAACGTATGTTACAACCAAAAGGTTTTCTTGTTGTTGATAATGCAACTTCTCATGCGAGTGAATTAGATGAGTTTATAAAAATGATTGAAGAAGATGATACGTTTGAAACGGTGTTATTAGCGTTTCAAAAGGGAGCATTTGTAGCTCGCAAAAATAAATAG
- a CDS encoding toxic anion resistance protein: MTELEKKEPVSIVKDNNVEVVVDTVIKDAELEELNKEADLYVQKLNSEQNTDLSKVLSQLGDLGDKEQQAAGQTLSALKRPVTAMMNGKNEEIPNTLLELRKVVSELDPNSLKASGMKKIMFKVFKKNPLETYVHKYQSIDKQIEEIIRSLLIGRDNLQEDTVGLEMLKEQSHDKIHALDKQVYLGKKLAGMLEAEKQNPERQRDIPLINDALEKILVRTRNMQQAKSVLLQSIASVDIIKKNNEKLTEAIRNAITMTQNVVTVSAAIQLALTNQRKTIDAVNATNEAIESMVLSNSQALKQNTEETTKLLENPAISMDKLRESFQNVFAAIEASEKSSERIIESSKKFVIELDTFNDEMKQKLIQRPRK; this comes from the coding sequence TTGACTGAACTCGAGAAAAAAGAACCTGTATCCATTGTGAAAGATAATAATGTAGAAGTAGTAGTTGATACAGTTATAAAAGATGCAGAATTAGAGGAACTAAATAAAGAAGCTGATCTTTATGTACAAAAGTTAAATAGCGAGCAAAATACAGATTTATCAAAAGTATTGTCTCAGCTAGGAGATTTAGGGGATAAAGAGCAACAAGCAGCAGGACAAACGTTATCAGCTTTAAAACGCCCTGTAACAGCGATGATGAATGGGAAAAATGAAGAAATTCCAAATACATTGTTAGAATTAAGAAAAGTGGTATCAGAGCTTGATCCCAATTCACTTAAAGCAAGTGGTATGAAGAAAATAATGTTTAAAGTATTCAAGAAAAATCCACTTGAAACATACGTGCATAAATACCAATCTATAGATAAACAAATCGAGGAAATTATTAGATCCCTTCTAATTGGTCGTGATAACTTACAAGAGGATACAGTTGGTCTTGAAATGTTAAAAGAACAATCGCACGATAAAATTCATGCTCTTGATAAACAAGTATACTTAGGGAAAAAGCTTGCTGGCATGCTTGAAGCTGAGAAACAAAACCCAGAGCGTCAAAGGGATATCCCGTTAATTAACGATGCATTAGAAAAGATACTTGTACGTACACGTAATATGCAGCAAGCGAAAAGTGTATTATTACAATCTATAGCTTCTGTAGACATCATTAAGAAAAATAATGAAAAATTAACAGAGGCAATACGTAATGCGATTACGATGACACAAAACGTTGTAACAGTTTCAGCTGCTATTCAGCTTGCATTAACGAATCAACGGAAAACAATTGATGCCGTAAATGCGACGAATGAAGCAATTGAATCGATGGTATTAAGTAATTCTCAAGCGTTAAAACAAAATACAGAAGAAACGACAAAATTGCTTGAAAACCCTGCTATTAGCATGGATAAATTACGTGAATCATTCCAAAATGTGTTCGCTGCAATTGAAGCATCTGAAAAATCGTCAGAACGTATTATTGAGTCAAGCAAGAAGTTCGTTATTGAACTAGACACATTTAATGATGAGATGAAGCAGAAACTCATTCAGCGTCCAAGGAAATAA
- a CDS encoding DUF3974 domain-containing protein — MSFIQTVLLLLGTLLLIAFTVVVLVVYFGRKLYFSWTKPYKRAQESLDKISNKSIPFLQEFTQHPLFYRWIRTEGKKEQNTLNTLFCASGQRTREQVFSMLPKEKQKKVHVMAKTTKKLTNEDIDVAAMKVKDFLRQETQQTVKPTDLSFYKLYFYDRYPDALNTIQAYKRSINPSLQRTVDDITISVLNALPYYQEQRMFEQQHKLETFLMKDLTAMLSLVVQLPPSQRPEKEEELKIYLENFKKEMEVVERDIRDSIDHDLNVKMRAATEKFKNK, encoded by the coding sequence ATGAGTTTCATTCAAACAGTACTATTACTACTCGGTACATTGCTTTTAATAGCATTTACTGTCGTTGTTTTAGTCGTATACTTCGGGCGGAAACTGTATTTTTCATGGACGAAGCCATATAAAAGAGCGCAAGAGTCTCTAGATAAGATATCAAACAAATCAATACCGTTTCTACAAGAATTTACACAACATCCACTGTTTTATCGCTGGATCCGCACCGAAGGAAAGAAAGAACAAAATACATTAAATACTCTATTTTGTGCATCAGGTCAACGTACGAGAGAGCAAGTCTTCTCGATGTTACCGAAAGAAAAACAGAAAAAAGTGCATGTAATGGCAAAAACTACGAAAAAGCTTACGAATGAAGATATTGATGTGGCTGCGATGAAAGTGAAAGATTTCTTAAGACAAGAAACGCAGCAAACTGTAAAACCGACAGACTTATCATTTTACAAATTGTATTTTTATGACCGTTATCCAGACGCATTAAATACAATTCAAGCGTATAAACGCTCAATAAATCCTTCATTACAAAGAACGGTTGATGATATTACAATTTCAGTATTAAATGCACTTCCGTACTATCAAGAGCAACGCATGTTTGAACAACAACATAAACTTGAAACATTCTTAATGAAAGATTTAACGGCCATGTTATCGTTAGTAGTACAATTACCACCTTCACAAAGACCAGAGAAGGAAGAAGAACTGAAGATCTACTTGGAAAATTTCAAAAAAGAAATGGAAGTAGTAGAGCGAGATATTCGCGACTCGATTGATCACGATTTAAATGTGAAGATGAGAGCAGCGACTGAGAAGTTTAAGAATAAATAA